In Desulfosporosinus sp. Sb-LF, the following are encoded in one genomic region:
- a CDS encoding glycosyltransferase gives MKKKVLYCASNDIHIKNFHIPYLKFFKDNGFEVHLASHGGMSFPYVDMKWDIAFEKNILSAKNLLAINTVKNILEQNHFEIISIHTTLAGAIVRAAIILAGKRNTRVIYTSHGYFFWNGGPFANWIKYLPPEKICAGVTDCVIAMNYEDFALAQKYKLCSGDVELIPGMGVDLERYKPYDNVKKRRMRQCYGIHENDFLVIYPAEMSRRKNHRELLKAFAIFLNHVPSGRLLLPGDGLLLKENLALAEELEILERVMFPGHIDGMEEVYPMCDMAVSSSISEGLPLNIIEAMACGLPIVASRIRGHIELIDDKRNNCLYLPGDAEGLARAMYDIFRSKDTLKTISIKNIEKAEQYSLEKAKERICAIYYKNM, from the coding sequence ATGAAAAAAAAAGTTTTGTACTGTGCTTCCAATGATATCCATATAAAGAACTTTCATATACCGTATTTGAAATTTTTCAAGGATAATGGGTTTGAGGTACACCTTGCGTCGCATGGAGGCATGAGCTTTCCGTATGTTGATATGAAATGGGATATTGCGTTTGAAAAAAACATTTTAAGTGCAAAGAATTTGCTCGCGATCAACACTGTCAAGAATATTCTTGAGCAAAATCACTTCGAGATCATCAGTATACACACTACATTGGCAGGTGCAATAGTGCGGGCAGCTATAATTCTTGCTGGTAAGAGGAATACAAGAGTCATATATACGTCTCACGGTTATTTTTTTTGGAACGGTGGGCCGTTTGCAAACTGGATCAAGTACCTGCCTCCCGAGAAAATCTGTGCGGGCGTAACAGATTGTGTAATTGCAATGAATTATGAGGATTTTGCCCTTGCTCAAAAATACAAGCTTTGCTCGGGTGACGTAGAGCTGATACCAGGCATGGGAGTTGATTTGGAACGCTATAAACCGTACGATAACGTTAAGAAACGACGTATGAGGCAGTGCTACGGAATTCATGAGAATGATTTCTTAGTCATATATCCTGCTGAAATGAGCAGGAGGAAAAACCACAGAGAGCTATTAAAAGCATTTGCGATTTTTCTAAATCATGTACCGAGCGGACGTCTTTTACTACCTGGAGACGGTTTGCTTTTAAAAGAAAATTTAGCCCTCGCAGAAGAACTCGAAATACTAGAAAGAGTTATGTTTCCTGGGCACATAGACGGAATGGAAGAGGTTTATCCGATGTGTGACATGGCGGTAAGCAGTTCCATAAGTGAGGGCTTGCCACTAAATATTATTGAGGCAATGGCCTGCGGTTTGCCTATTGTCGCTTCACGAATACGTGGACATATTGAGTTAATTGACGACAAAAGAAATAACTGTCTGTATTTGCCGGGGGATGCGGAAGGTCTTGCACGCGCAATGTATGACATATTTAGGTCCAAGGACACACTTAAGACAATATCTATAAAGAATATTGAAAAAGCGGAGCAGTATTCTCTTGAAAAGGCGAAAGAACGGATTTGCGCTATTTATTATAAAAACATGTAA
- the galE gene encoding UDP-glucose 4-epimerase GalE has translation MKILITGGAGYIGSTIASALEDSGHVPVLLDSLVNGRIEFTRNRIFYQGDIADAKLLARIFSENIDITCAIHCAALVNVADSVNSPYNYYKENVAKSIELFKNLHGVGCINIVFSSSASVYDDVPNFMVTESSPLNPRSPYASTKYMVEVVLRDFCQAHGMRSIALRYFNPIGADMKMRSGIYARNPSHVLGKLVSVALGREQVFKITGVDWETRDGSGVRDYIHVWDLAIAHVKAVENIHKIFQMVDNSFAVLNLGTGKGVTVFELVEAFERVYGKVVKKEIALARPGDVAGAYANAETALKLIGWRAEKSIDEGIADALKWDLLRETIIKP, from the coding sequence ATGAAAATTCTCATAACTGGAGGTGCCGGATATATCGGCAGCACAATTGCCTCGGCATTGGAGGACAGTGGACATGTGCCAGTATTACTCGATTCACTTGTAAATGGGCGAATCGAGTTCACACGCAATCGGATATTCTATCAAGGGGATATTGCTGATGCCAAATTGCTTGCAAGGATTTTTAGCGAAAATATAGACATTACTTGTGCAATACACTGCGCAGCGTTAGTAAATGTAGCAGATTCGGTGAATAGTCCATATAACTACTACAAGGAAAACGTAGCGAAGTCCATTGAACTTTTCAAAAACTTGCATGGTGTTGGCTGCATCAATATTGTTTTCAGTTCGTCTGCGTCGGTATATGACGACGTGCCTAATTTTATGGTGACTGAGAGTTCGCCGTTAAATCCAAGAAGCCCTTATGCCAGTACCAAATATATGGTGGAAGTAGTCTTAAGGGATTTCTGTCAAGCCCACGGTATGCGGAGTATCGCGTTGCGCTACTTTAACCCCATCGGAGCAGACATGAAGATGCGTTCAGGTATCTATGCTAGAAATCCGTCCCATGTGCTTGGTAAGCTGGTTAGCGTGGCGTTGGGACGTGAGCAAGTGTTCAAGATTACTGGAGTAGACTGGGAGACCCGTGATGGCTCTGGTGTGCGTGACTATATTCACGTATGGGATTTGGCTATTGCTCATGTCAAAGCAGTCGAGAATATACATAAGATATTTCAAATGGTTGACAACTCTTTCGCTGTGCTGAACCTTGGAACAGGTAAAGGTGTTACGGTGTTTGAGCTTGTGGAAGCATTCGAACGAGTATATGGTAAAGTAGTAAAAAAGGAGATTGCTCTAGCGCGTCCCGGGGATGTTGCGGGTGCATATGCAAATGCAGAAACGGCCCTTAAACTAATAGGCTGGAGGGCTGAAAAATCAATTGACGAAGGTATTGCAGACGCACTCAAATGGGATTTATTACGAGAAACAATAATAAAACCTTAA